In a genomic window of Anoxybacter fermentans:
- a CDS encoding Fe-S-containing hydro-lyase — MVKHLTTPLTNEDLESLRSGDKVLLSGVIYSARDAAHARLVKLLDEGKDLPFDLKGQVIYYVGPTPAKPGKIIGSAGPTTSYRMDPYAPRLIEQGLKGMIGKGSRSEKVKEAMRKHKAVYFGAVGGAAALIAERIKEVELIAYEDLGTEAIRRLVVKDFPLIVVNDIYGGDLYEEGQSLYRKNK, encoded by the coding sequence TTGGTGAAACATTTGACTACACCTTTGACCAATGAAGATCTGGAAAGTTTACGTAGTGGTGATAAAGTACTCCTATCAGGAGTAATTTATTCTGCCCGGGATGCTGCCCATGCTCGGTTGGTAAAACTTCTTGATGAAGGTAAAGATTTACCTTTTGATTTAAAGGGCCAGGTAATCTATTATGTTGGCCCTACTCCGGCAAAACCCGGAAAAATTATAGGTTCAGCCGGGCCAACTACCAGTTATCGGATGGATCCCTATGCTCCCCGGCTTATCGAACAGGGATTAAAAGGGATGATCGGTAAAGGTTCCCGTTCTGAAAAAGTGAAGGAGGCTATGCGGAAGCATAAAGCGGTTTACTTTGGCGCTGTAGGAGGTGCTGCTGCACTGATTGCTGAAAGAATCAAAGAAGTGGAGCTTATAGCTTATGAAGATCTTGGAACAGAAGCGATTCGACGACTGGTTGTAAAAGATTTTCCGTTAATTGTTGTCAATGATATCTATGGTGGCGATTTATATGAAGAAGGTCAAAGTCTTTATCGAAAAAATAAATAA
- a CDS encoding NAD(P)-dependent malic enzyme, giving the protein MKNLREEALKMHLENRGKLEVKSKVKVKDAWDLSLAYSPGVAEPCKEIHADRSKVNEYTARGNMVAVVSTGTAVLGLGDIGPEAALPVMEGKAVLFKNFAGVDAFPLCISTKDVDEVVKFCKLLEPTFAGINLEDIAAPACFEIEERLKKETNMAIFHDDQHGTAIVTLAGLINALKVTGKKLADLKIVVNGAGASAIAVTKLIISAGADPEKIIMCDSRGALYRGRTERMNKYKEQIAEITNGYNYQGDLSGALKDADVFIGLSVGGAVNKEMVKAMNPDPILFPMANPVPEIIPEDAKEVGVRVIGTGRSDYPNQINNVLAFPGVFRGALDVEATEINEEMKVAAAHAIANLITDEELSPDYIIPNPFDERVAPAVAAAVGKAAIDSGVARKILSEEEIKEHTKQLLAKIK; this is encoded by the coding sequence ATGAAAAATTTACGTGAAGAAGCTTTAAAGATGCACCTTGAAAATCGGGGAAAATTGGAAGTTAAAAGCAAAGTCAAAGTTAAAGATGCCTGGGATTTAAGCTTAGCTTATTCTCCAGGAGTTGCTGAACCATGTAAAGAGATACATGCTGATCGAAGCAAGGTTAATGAATATACTGCAAGAGGTAATATGGTAGCTGTTGTTTCAACAGGTACTGCTGTTCTTGGGTTGGGAGATATTGGCCCGGAAGCTGCCCTCCCTGTTATGGAAGGCAAAGCTGTTCTTTTTAAAAACTTTGCTGGAGTTGATGCTTTTCCCCTCTGCATTTCTACAAAGGATGTAGATGAGGTGGTTAAATTTTGTAAACTTCTGGAACCAACTTTTGCTGGAATTAATTTAGAAGATATAGCAGCTCCTGCTTGCTTTGAAATTGAAGAAAGATTGAAAAAAGAGACCAATATGGCTATTTTTCATGATGACCAGCATGGGACTGCTATTGTTACTCTGGCTGGTTTGATTAATGCTTTAAAGGTAACCGGAAAGAAATTGGCTGACTTAAAAATTGTTGTAAATGGCGCGGGTGCATCTGCCATAGCTGTAACTAAATTGATCATATCTGCCGGGGCAGACCCGGAAAAGATTATAATGTGTGATAGTAGGGGTGCACTTTACAGAGGACGGACTGAGCGAATGAATAAATATAAAGAACAGATTGCTGAGATAACCAATGGTTATAACTATCAGGGCGATCTATCAGGGGCTTTAAAAGACGCAGATGTATTTATCGGTCTTTCTGTTGGCGGTGCGGTAAATAAAGAGATGGTTAAAGCAATGAATCCTGATCCAATTCTCTTTCCAATGGCCAATCCTGTACCGGAGATTATACCTGAAGATGCAAAGGAAGTCGGTGTAAGAGTAATTGGTACAGGACGTTCGGATTATCCTAACCAGATTAACAATGTATTGGCTTTTCCTGGTGTTTTCCGCGGTGCTCTGGATGTAGAAGCTACTGAAATCAATGAAGAGATGAAGGTTGCGGCTGCCCATGCTATTGCCAATCTGATCACTGATGAAGAACTATCTCCTGACTATATTATTCCTAATCCATTTGATGAAAGAGTTGCTCCTGCTGTGGCTGCGGCGGTTGGTAAAGCTGCTATTGATTCTGGTGTAGCTCGTAAGATTCTTTCAGAAGAGGAAATTAAGGAGCATACCAAGCAATTACTTGCAAAAATCAAATAA
- a CDS encoding fumarate hydratase produces MKIIKAETITREVARLCQEANFFLGEDVMNAFKKALEIEESEIGREILEQLIENAKIAKQKRVPMCQDTGYTVVFLEVGQDLRIEGNLEEAVQEGVRLGYAEGYLRKSIVEHPFRRRNTGDNTPAVIHTELVSGDNLKIIVAPKGGGSENMSKIKMLKPADGKEGVIDFVLQCVKEAGPNPCPPIVVGVGIGGTFEKAAYLAKKALLREIGSSHPDPEIAELEQILLQKINDLGIGPAGFGGVITALDVNIEIFPCHIASLPVAVNLNCHAARHKETVL; encoded by the coding sequence TTACCAGAGAGGTTGCAAGGCTTTGCCAGGAAGCCAACTTTTTTTTGGGCGAAGATGTAATGAATGCTTTTAAAAAAGCATTAGAGATAGAAGAGTCAGAGATAGGACGAGAAATTTTAGAACAACTGATTGAAAATGCTAAGATTGCTAAACAAAAAAGAGTTCCCATGTGTCAGGATACTGGATATACAGTTGTCTTTCTCGAAGTAGGTCAGGATTTGAGAATCGAGGGCAACTTAGAAGAAGCTGTGCAGGAAGGTGTGCGGCTAGGATATGCAGAAGGATATTTGCGTAAATCTATTGTGGAACACCCATTCCGACGGAGGAATACTGGTGACAATACTCCGGCTGTTATCCACACTGAATTGGTATCGGGTGATAATTTAAAAATTATTGTTGCCCCTAAAGGCGGCGGTAGTGAGAATATGAGCAAAATTAAGATGCTTAAACCTGCTGATGGTAAGGAAGGAGTTATTGACTTTGTTCTCCAGTGTGTCAAGGAAGCGGGCCCAAATCCCTGTCCCCCTATTGTAGTGGGTGTAGGTATTGGGGGAACATTTGAAAAAGCTGCCTATCTGGCGAAAAAAGCTCTGCTAAGAGAAATAGGAAGTAGCCATCCTGATCCTGAAATTGCTGAATTGGAACAGATACTTTTGCAAAAGATCAATGATTTGGGTATTGGGCCAGCAGGTTTTGGAGGAGTTATTACCGCCCTGGATGTTAATATTGAAATTTTCCCTTGTCACATTGCTAGCCTACCGGTAGCAGTAAATCTTAACTGTCATGCTGCTCGACACAAAGAGACGGTACTGTAA